From the genome of Streptomyces sp. NBC_01260, one region includes:
- a CDS encoding FAD-dependent monooxygenase, with the protein MATPLRVLIHGGGIGGLTLATALARRGHTVEVAELRDELDALGVGIIQPSNALHVMREIGVLDDCLKAGFEWEVLTIADPAGNTLAEIPQPRMGDAPSNNGIPRPALAQVLGAAATAAGATIRFGTTVAGLADDGEGVDVTLSDGSAGRWDLVVGFDGIGSPLRTRLYGERYAPQYTGFANWRVTVPRQDRVRGVVMSTAGQAAKALLTPITDELMYLGAVFAESEDFRPDPERAHEQLKERLPMFSGPVAEALATVTGPENVVYSRISQVTVEEPWHMGRVVLAGDAAHASTPHIAQGAAMAVEDALVLAESLDAEPDVAAALDIWEGRRRPRAMWVQAMSRAVLKQETGGETTPEEDELLKVGIPGAAHVLVKPY; encoded by the coding sequence ATGGCAACACCCCTGCGCGTCCTGATTCACGGCGGCGGCATCGGCGGGCTGACGCTCGCCACCGCCCTGGCCCGGCGCGGCCACACCGTCGAGGTGGCCGAGCTCCGTGACGAGCTCGACGCCCTCGGCGTCGGCATCATCCAGCCGTCCAACGCCCTCCACGTCATGCGGGAGATCGGGGTGCTCGACGACTGCCTCAAGGCGGGCTTCGAGTGGGAGGTGCTGACCATCGCGGACCCGGCCGGAAACACCCTGGCCGAGATTCCGCAGCCCCGGATGGGCGACGCGCCCTCCAACAACGGCATCCCCCGCCCCGCACTGGCCCAGGTACTCGGCGCCGCCGCCACGGCGGCCGGGGCCACGATCCGCTTCGGCACCACCGTCGCCGGGCTCGCGGACGACGGCGAGGGCGTGGACGTCACCCTGTCCGACGGCTCGGCCGGCCGCTGGGACCTGGTCGTCGGCTTCGACGGCATCGGCTCGCCGCTGCGCACCCGGCTGTACGGCGAGCGTTACGCCCCCCAGTACACGGGCTTCGCCAACTGGCGTGTCACCGTGCCCCGTCAGGACCGGGTGCGGGGTGTCGTGATGAGCACCGCGGGCCAGGCCGCCAAGGCACTGCTCACCCCGATCACGGACGAGCTGATGTACCTGGGCGCGGTGTTCGCCGAGTCCGAGGACTTCCGGCCCGACCCGGAGAGGGCCCACGAGCAGCTCAAGGAGCGGCTGCCGATGTTCTCCGGCCCGGTCGCCGAGGCGCTCGCCACGGTCACCGGACCCGAGAACGTGGTGTACTCGCGGATCTCCCAGGTGACCGTCGAGGAGCCGTGGCACATGGGCCGGGTGGTCCTGGCCGGTGACGCCGCGCACGCGAGCACCCCGCACATCGCGCAGGGTGCGGCGATGGCCGTGGAGGACGCGCTGGTGCTCGCCGAGTCGCTGGACGCCGAGCCGGACGTCGCGGCCGCGCTCGACATCTGGGAGGGGCGCCGCCGTCCCCGCGCCATGTGGGTGCAGGCCATGTCGCGTGCCGTGCTCAAGCAGGAGACGGGCGGCGAGACGACGCCCGAGGAGGACGAACTGCTGAAGGTCGGCATTCCGGGTGCGGCGCACGTGCTGGTGAAGCCGTACTGA
- a CDS encoding AMP-binding protein — MDPKTSAHVDSFAREHLPPADQWPELVFDLPELHYPDRLNCAVELLDRTADRFGPDRPAFRTPDGAVLSYGELRDRADRIAHVLTSDLGVVPGNRVLLRGPTTPHLAACWLAVLKAGGIAVTVLAQQRAAELATVCSIARISHALCDVRSVDDLAKARVPGLRITAYGGDAPDDLLRLAATRPGSYEAVDTASDDVALIAFTSGTTGRPKGCVHLHRDVLAVADTFSRHVLRPVPEDVFAGSPPLGFTFGLGGLVVFPLRAGASALLLEQAGPKQLLPALAAHRVSVLFTAPTAYRVMLDQLDGHDLSALRRCVSAGENLPVATWRSWYERTGLRIINGIGATELLHIFVSAADDAIRPGTTGVPVPGWQARVVDRDGATVPDGEPGLLAVRGPVGCLYLADERQREYVRHGWNLTGDTYVRDADGYFRYVARADDMIISSGYNIAGPEVEDALLRHPEVAEAAVVGREDELRGRIVAAYVVLREGSTLSADALRAFMKTELAPHKCPRLITFRPALPRTATGKLQRFRLREDEQGAVPAAPGRE; from the coding sequence ATGGACCCGAAGACCTCAGCGCACGTCGACAGCTTTGCCAGAGAACATCTGCCACCCGCCGACCAGTGGCCGGAACTGGTCTTCGACCTGCCCGAGCTGCACTATCCGGACCGGCTGAACTGCGCCGTCGAACTCCTGGACCGCACGGCGGACCGCTTCGGACCCGACCGCCCCGCCTTCCGTACGCCGGACGGCGCGGTGCTGAGCTACGGGGAGCTGCGGGACCGGGCCGACCGGATCGCCCATGTCCTCACCTCGGACCTGGGGGTCGTCCCCGGCAACCGCGTACTGCTGCGGGGCCCCACCACGCCCCATCTCGCCGCCTGCTGGCTGGCGGTGCTGAAGGCCGGCGGGATCGCCGTGACCGTACTGGCCCAGCAGCGGGCCGCCGAACTCGCCACGGTCTGCTCGATCGCCCGGATCAGCCACGCGCTGTGCGACGTCCGCTCGGTCGACGACCTGGCGAAGGCGCGGGTGCCGGGGCTGCGGATCACCGCGTACGGCGGCGACGCCCCGGACGACCTGCTGCGGCTGGCCGCCACCAGACCGGGCTCCTACGAAGCCGTGGACACCGCGTCGGACGATGTCGCGCTGATCGCCTTCACCTCGGGGACCACCGGGCGACCCAAGGGCTGCGTGCACCTGCACCGCGATGTGCTCGCCGTCGCCGACACCTTCTCCCGGCACGTCCTGCGACCGGTGCCCGAGGACGTGTTCGCCGGCAGCCCGCCGCTCGGCTTCACCTTCGGGCTCGGCGGACTGGTCGTCTTCCCGCTGCGGGCCGGCGCGTCGGCGCTGCTGCTGGAACAGGCGGGCCCCAAGCAGCTGCTGCCCGCCCTGGCCGCGCACCGGGTCTCGGTGCTGTTCACCGCCCCGACCGCCTACCGGGTGATGCTCGACCAGCTCGACGGGCACGACCTCTCCGCGCTGCGCCGCTGTGTGTCGGCGGGTGAGAACCTGCCCGTCGCGACCTGGCGGTCCTGGTACGAGCGGACCGGTCTGCGCATCATCAACGGCATCGGCGCCACCGAACTGCTGCACATCTTCGTCTCCGCGGCCGACGACGCGATCCGCCCCGGCACCACCGGCGTCCCGGTGCCCGGCTGGCAGGCCCGGGTGGTGGACCGGGACGGCGCGACGGTACCGGACGGCGAACCGGGACTGCTGGCCGTACGCGGACCGGTCGGCTGCCTCTATCTCGCCGACGAACGGCAACGGGAGTACGTACGGCACGGCTGGAACCTGACCGGCGACACCTACGTGCGCGACGCGGACGGCTACTTCCGCTACGTGGCCCGCGCCGACGACATGATCATCTCCTCCGGCTACAACATCGCGGGCCCCGAGGTCGAGGACGCGCTGCTGCGCCACCCGGAGGTGGCGGAGGCCGCGGTGGTGGGCCGCGAGGACGAACTGCGCGGCCGGATCGTGGCGGCGTACGTGGTGCTGCGGGAGGGCTCCACGCTCTCGGCCGACGCGCTGCGTGCCTTCATGAAGACGGAGCTGGCCCCGCACAAGTGCCCGCGCCTCATCACGTTCCGGCCCGCGCTCCCCCGTACCGCGACGGGCAAATTGCAACGGTTCCGGCTGCGTGAGGACGAACAGGGTGCCGTCCCCGCCGCTCCGGGCCGAGAATGA
- a CDS encoding GNAT family N-acetyltransferase → MTWTFTDDVDAFLDAAGGSLTARPAENTLALTVTASLRRHGPHAFTEHTPVLGWWRGADGAVAGTLVQTPPRPAVLNGLVPESVGPLLAALPLTGVNAVRATAEAVAAHWPGHRVDEEQRLYRLGEPAPPSPAPGGRARASNPADRELLLRWYRAFAADIGEPAGHPERAVDERTAEGRLTLWEDGGVPVSMAGVSPRIAGTVRVAPVYTPPEHRGRGYAAAVTAEVGRAAREAGADEVLLFADLANPTSNGVYVRIGYRTVCDRLLISARGSGG, encoded by the coding sequence ATGACCTGGACCTTCACTGACGATGTCGACGCCTTCCTCGACGCGGCCGGTGGCTCGCTGACCGCCCGGCCGGCCGAGAACACCCTCGCGCTGACCGTCACCGCGAGCCTGCGCCGCCACGGCCCGCACGCCTTCACCGAGCACACCCCGGTGCTGGGCTGGTGGCGCGGGGCCGACGGCGCGGTGGCGGGGACCCTGGTGCAGACACCGCCCCGGCCCGCGGTGCTGAACGGGCTCGTCCCGGAATCGGTCGGTCCGCTGCTGGCCGCCCTCCCGCTCACCGGCGTCAACGCGGTGCGGGCCACGGCCGAGGCGGTGGCGGCCCACTGGCCGGGGCACCGCGTCGACGAGGAGCAGCGGCTCTACCGGCTGGGCGAGCCGGCACCGCCGTCGCCCGCTCCCGGCGGCCGGGCGAGGGCCTCGAATCCCGCGGACCGGGAGCTGCTGCTGCGCTGGTACCGCGCGTTCGCGGCCGACATCGGCGAGCCGGCCGGGCACCCCGAACGGGCGGTGGACGAGCGGACGGCCGAAGGCCGGCTGACGCTCTGGGAGGACGGCGGCGTCCCCGTGTCGATGGCGGGCGTCTCGCCGAGGATCGCGGGCACGGTCCGGGTCGCACCGGTCTACACACCGCCGGAGCACCGCGGCCGGGGGTACGCGGCGGCGGTGACCGCGGAGGTCGGCCGCGCGGCCCGGGAGGCGGGCGCGGACGAGGTGCTGCTCTTCGCCGACCTGGCGAACCCGACGAGCAACGGCGTGTACGTGCGCATCGGCTACCGGACGGTCTGCGACCGGCTGCTGATCAGCGCGCGGGGCAGCGGTGGATGA
- a CDS encoding GTP-binding protein: MTSSQAAPAAVKILIAGGFGVGKTTLVGAVSEVAPLRTEEFLTKASIGVDDLAGVGQKDTTTVALDFGRITVSPELVVYLFGTPGQERFWFMWNDLVNGALGGVVIADTRRLETSFASIDFFESRDIPFVVAINCFHGHNTRTSDEVRAALDLDPHVPLLVGDVRDRPFGRDVLLALVDHLMSLPVAAG, translated from the coding sequence ATGACAAGCAGTCAGGCGGCCCCCGCCGCCGTCAAGATCCTTATCGCCGGTGGCTTCGGCGTCGGCAAGACCACCCTGGTGGGCGCCGTCAGCGAGGTCGCGCCCCTGCGTACCGAGGAGTTCCTGACCAAGGCCAGCATCGGCGTCGACGACCTGGCCGGTGTCGGCCAGAAGGACACGACCACCGTGGCGCTGGACTTCGGCCGGATCACGGTCAGTCCCGAACTGGTCGTCTACCTCTTCGGCACACCGGGCCAGGAGCGTTTCTGGTTCATGTGGAACGACCTGGTCAACGGCGCACTCGGTGGCGTCGTGATCGCCGACACCCGCCGGCTGGAGACCAGTTTCGCCTCGATCGACTTCTTCGAGAGCCGCGACATCCCGTTCGTGGTGGCGATCAACTGCTTCCACGGCCACAACACCCGCACGTCGGACGAGGTCCGGGCGGCGCTCGACCTCGACCCCCATGTCCCCCTGCTGGTCGGTGACGTACGCGACCGGCCGTTCGGCCGGGACGTGCTGCTGGCTCTGGTGGACCACCTGATGAGCCTGCCCGTCGCGGCCGGCTGA
- a CDS encoding acyl-CoA dehydrogenase family protein — protein sequence MTAFSLDPAQTAWCEELRTLAEQRLRPPAEKGEPGHVNRPLLAALGELGLLDRLLGSGALDLCLLRESLARGCTEAETALALQGLGTYPVLQAGTAAHRERWLPEVRAGRAVAAFALSEPGAGSDAAALALDAAPAPDGWRLTGEKCWISNAPEADFYTVFARTTRGAGARGVTAFLVPADRPGLTGSSLDMLSPHPIGALAFDGVPVTPDDVLGEPDRGFRVAMNTLNLFRPSVGAFAVGMARAALDATVAHTEERTAFGGPLKELQAVAHQVAEMATRTEAARLLVYAAAAAYDAGEPGVPRRAAMAKLFATETAQYVVDTAVQLHGARALRRGHLLEHLYREVRAPRIYEGASEVQRTIIAKELYANREPSA from the coding sequence ATGACGGCATTCTCGCTCGATCCGGCCCAGACCGCCTGGTGCGAGGAGCTGCGCACCCTTGCCGAGCAGCGGTTGCGCCCGCCGGCCGAGAAGGGCGAGCCCGGTCACGTCAACCGTCCACTCCTCGCCGCCCTCGGTGAGCTCGGCCTGCTGGACCGGCTGCTGGGCTCCGGCGCCCTCGACCTCTGCCTGCTGCGCGAATCCCTCGCCCGGGGCTGTACGGAGGCCGAGACCGCCCTGGCGCTCCAGGGGCTCGGTACGTACCCCGTGCTCCAGGCGGGTACCGCCGCCCACCGGGAGCGCTGGCTTCCCGAGGTCCGGGCGGGCCGCGCCGTCGCCGCCTTCGCGCTCAGCGAGCCCGGGGCGGGGTCGGACGCGGCGGCCCTCGCACTCGATGCCGCGCCCGCGCCTGACGGCTGGCGGCTGACCGGCGAGAAGTGCTGGATCTCGAACGCCCCCGAGGCCGACTTCTACACCGTCTTCGCCCGCACGACGCGCGGCGCCGGAGCCCGCGGCGTCACCGCGTTCCTGGTCCCCGCCGACCGCCCCGGACTGACCGGAAGCTCCCTCGACATGCTCTCGCCGCACCCCATCGGCGCCCTCGCCTTCGACGGCGTACCGGTCACCCCCGACGACGTGCTCGGCGAACCGGACCGGGGCTTCCGGGTCGCCATGAACACCCTCAACCTGTTCCGGCCGAGTGTCGGCGCCTTCGCCGTCGGCATGGCCCGCGCCGCCCTCGACGCGACCGTGGCACACACCGAGGAGCGCACCGCGTTCGGCGGCCCGCTCAAGGAACTGCAGGCCGTCGCCCACCAGGTCGCCGAGATGGCCACCCGCACCGAGGCCGCCCGGCTGCTGGTGTACGCGGCCGCCGCCGCGTACGACGCGGGGGAGCCGGGCGTACCGCGCCGTGCCGCCATGGCGAAGCTGTTCGCGACCGAGACCGCGCAGTACGTCGTGGACACGGCCGTCCAACTGCACGGCGCCCGCGCCCTGCGCCGCGGCCATCTGCTCGAACACCTCTACCGGGAGGTCCGCGCCCCCCGGATCTACGAGGGCGCCAGCGAGGTGCAGCGCACGATCATCGCCAAGGAGCTGTACGCGAACCGGGAGCCGTCCGCATGA
- a CDS encoding PaaX family transcriptional regulator — protein sequence MAEPHAPRSLIVTLYGAYGRTPGDAPLPVAELIRLLSAVGVDAPAVRSSVSRLKRRGLLVAARTSDGAAGYALSADARQLLDDGDRRIYRHPAPRLGDGWVLAVFSVPEAERHKRHLLRSRLARLGFGTAAPGVWIAPAGLYDETRHTLERLGLVPYVDLFRGDHLGFTATEESVARWWDLEAVARLHLGFLERHEPVLRAWEARGDAAADPELAYRDYLTALDSWRQVPYADPGLPRELLPEEWPGGRSAEVFGLLHERLRDAGAEFVRA from the coding sequence ATGGCCGAACCGCACGCACCCCGCTCGCTGATCGTCACCCTCTACGGTGCCTACGGCCGGACCCCCGGCGACGCCCCGCTGCCGGTCGCCGAACTCATCCGGCTGCTGAGCGCCGTCGGTGTGGACGCCCCCGCCGTACGGTCCTCCGTCTCCCGGCTGAAGCGGCGCGGGCTGCTCGTCGCGGCCCGTACCTCGGACGGGGCCGCCGGGTACGCGCTCTCGGCCGACGCCCGCCAGCTGCTCGACGACGGCGACCGGCGGATCTACCGGCATCCCGCCCCCCGGCTCGGCGACGGCTGGGTGCTCGCGGTGTTCTCCGTGCCGGAGGCCGAGCGCCACAAGCGACACCTGCTGCGCTCGCGGCTGGCCCGGCTGGGCTTCGGCACGGCAGCCCCCGGCGTCTGGATCGCCCCGGCGGGGCTGTACGACGAGACCCGGCACACCCTGGAGCGCCTCGGGCTCGTCCCGTACGTCGACCTGTTCCGCGGCGACCATCTGGGCTTCACCGCCACCGAGGAGTCCGTGGCGCGCTGGTGGGACCTGGAGGCCGTCGCCCGGCTCCACCTCGGATTCCTGGAGCGCCACGAACCCGTACTGCGGGCCTGGGAGGCGCGGGGAGACGCAGCAGCCGATCCCGAGCTCGCCTACCGGGACTACCTGACCGCGCTGGACTCCTGGCGCCAGGTGCCGTACGCGGACCCGGGGCTGCCGCGCGAACTGCTGCCCGAGGAGTGGCCCGGCGGCCGGTCGGCGGAGGTGTTCGGGCTGCTGCACGAGCGGCTGCGGGACGCGGGGGCGGAGTTCGTGCGCGCGTAA
- a CDS encoding bifunctional salicylyl-CoA 5-hydroxylase/oxidoreductase — translation MTSPAGPRPGNPSAGPHRIAVIGGGPGGLYAAALLKRLDPERDITLWERNAPDDTFGFGVVLSDETLGGIEHADPTVHRALQKEFVRWDDIDIVHRGHTQTSGGHGFAALGRRRLLEILHERCASLGVRLRFRTQAPPAAELAVSYDLVIAADGVHSPTRTAHADSFGPRLTNHRCRYIWLAADFALDAFRFETAETAYGVMQLHGYPFSRPSPDRHPSTRPFGPPDDSGASTVIVEMREEVWRAAGFDTCDPAESTRHCAAIFADALGGRPLRSNNSSWLTFSTVVNAHWSHGNTVLIGDAAHTAHFSIGSGTKLAVEDALALAACIEEQPGLPAALAAYESERRPVVESTQRAAAASLRWFEELGRYVDQPPRQFAFNLLTRSRRVTHDNLRLRDASFTAAVEEEFGCPPGTPPMFTPLRLRGLELRNRVVVSPMDMYSATDGVPGDFHLVHLGARALGGAGLVMTEMVCVSPEGRITPGCTGLYTSAQATAWTRITDFVHTGSPGTAIGVQLGHSGRKGATKLMWDGIDQPLDEGDWPLVAASPIPYAHGVNQVPHTLDRAGLDAVREQFADAAHRADACGFDLLELHCAHGYLLSGFLSPLTNHRTDRYGGSLENRLRYPLEVFDAVRERWPDDRPMTVRISATDWARGGTTAEDAVEIARAFVAHGADAIDVSTGQVVPFERPEYGRSYQTPYADRIRNTLCVPVIAVGAISSWDDVNSLLLAGRADLCALARPHLYDPHWTLHAAAEQGHAGPGAPWPLPYRAGSRIPPTGRTDAPKPRLTLG, via the coding sequence ACGGTCCACCGCGCGCTCCAGAAGGAGTTCGTCCGGTGGGACGACATAGACATCGTCCACCGCGGCCACACCCAGACCTCCGGCGGTCACGGTTTCGCCGCGCTCGGCCGCCGCCGCCTCCTGGAGATCCTGCACGAGCGCTGCGCCTCCCTCGGGGTGCGGCTCCGCTTCCGCACCCAGGCCCCGCCCGCCGCCGAACTCGCCGTCTCCTACGACCTGGTGATCGCCGCCGACGGGGTGCACAGCCCCACCCGCACCGCCCACGCCGACAGCTTCGGCCCCCGCCTCACCAACCACCGCTGCCGCTACATCTGGCTCGCCGCCGACTTCGCCCTGGACGCCTTCCGCTTCGAGACCGCCGAGACCGCCTACGGGGTGATGCAGCTGCACGGCTATCCGTTCTCCCGCCCGTCGCCCGACCGCCACCCCTCAACGAGGCCCTTCGGGCCGCCGGATGACTCCGGCGCCTCGACCGTCATCGTGGAGATGCGCGAAGAGGTCTGGCGGGCCGCCGGATTCGACACCTGCGACCCGGCCGAGTCGACCCGGCACTGCGCCGCGATCTTCGCCGACGCGCTCGGCGGCCGGCCGCTGCGCTCCAACAACTCCTCCTGGCTCACCTTCAGCACCGTCGTCAACGCCCACTGGTCGCACGGCAACACGGTCCTCATCGGCGACGCCGCCCACACCGCGCACTTCTCCATCGGCTCCGGCACCAAACTCGCCGTCGAGGACGCCCTCGCGCTCGCCGCCTGCATCGAGGAGCAGCCCGGCCTGCCCGCGGCCCTCGCCGCGTACGAGAGCGAGCGCCGCCCCGTCGTCGAATCGACCCAGCGCGCCGCGGCGGCCAGCCTGCGCTGGTTCGAGGAGCTGGGCCGTTACGTCGACCAGCCACCCCGCCAGTTCGCGTTCAACCTCCTCACCCGCAGCCGTCGCGTCACCCACGACAATCTCCGGCTGCGCGACGCCTCCTTCACCGCCGCCGTCGAGGAGGAGTTCGGCTGCCCGCCCGGCACCCCGCCGATGTTCACCCCGCTGCGGCTGCGCGGGCTGGAACTGCGCAACCGCGTCGTCGTGTCGCCCATGGACATGTACTCGGCCACCGACGGCGTCCCCGGCGACTTCCACCTCGTCCACCTGGGGGCCAGAGCGCTCGGCGGCGCCGGGCTCGTCATGACGGAAATGGTCTGCGTGAGTCCCGAGGGGCGCATCACCCCCGGCTGCACCGGCCTCTACACCTCCGCACAGGCCACCGCCTGGACCCGGATCACCGACTTCGTGCACACCGGATCGCCCGGCACCGCCATCGGCGTCCAACTCGGCCACTCCGGCCGCAAGGGCGCCACCAAGCTCATGTGGGACGGCATCGACCAGCCGCTCGACGAAGGCGACTGGCCACTCGTGGCGGCCTCCCCGATCCCGTACGCGCACGGGGTCAACCAGGTCCCGCACACCCTGGACCGGGCCGGTCTCGACGCGGTGCGCGAGCAGTTCGCGGACGCCGCCCACCGCGCCGACGCCTGCGGATTCGACCTCCTCGAACTCCACTGCGCCCACGGCTATCTGCTCTCCGGCTTCCTCTCGCCGCTCACCAACCACCGCACCGACCGGTACGGCGGATCACTGGAGAACCGGCTCCGCTATCCGCTGGAGGTCTTCGACGCGGTCCGCGAACGGTGGCCCGACGACCGGCCGATGACCGTCCGGATCTCCGCCACGGACTGGGCGCGGGGCGGCACGACGGCCGAGGACGCTGTCGAGATCGCCCGCGCCTTCGTGGCGCACGGCGCCGACGCCATCGACGTCTCCACCGGGCAGGTCGTCCCCTTTGAGCGGCCCGAGTACGGGCGCTCCTACCAGACCCCGTACGCCGACCGGATCCGCAACACCCTGTGCGTGCCCGTCATCGCGGTGGGCGCCATCTCCTCCTGGGACGACGTCAACTCCCTGCTGCTGGCGGGCCGCGCCGACCTCTGCGCACTGGCCCGCCCGCACCTGTACGACCCGCACTGGACGTTGCACGCGGCCGCCGAGCAGGGCCACGCGGGTCCGGGCGCGCCCTGGCCGCTCCCGTACCGCGCGGGCAGCCGCATCCCGCCCACCGGCCGCACCGACGCGCCGAAACCGCGGCTCACCCTGGGCTGA
- a CDS encoding RidA family protein has product MSPIHRINPAELSPPAGFSHAVTATGSQLVFLAGQTALDQRGDIVGSTLPEQFTAALTNLLAALRAAGGAPADLARVTVYATDVADYRANAAELGRIWRRLAGRDYPAMAVIGAARLWDEQALVEIDGVAVLP; this is encoded by the coding sequence ATGAGTCCGATCCACCGCATCAACCCCGCCGAGCTCTCCCCGCCCGCGGGTTTCTCGCACGCGGTCACCGCCACCGGGAGCCAACTGGTGTTCCTGGCCGGGCAGACCGCCCTCGACCAGCGGGGCGACATCGTCGGGAGCACCCTGCCCGAGCAGTTCACCGCCGCCCTCACCAATCTGCTCGCCGCCCTGCGCGCGGCGGGCGGTGCACCGGCGGACCTGGCCCGGGTCACGGTGTACGCCACCGATGTCGCCGACTACCGGGCGAACGCCGCCGAACTGGGGCGCATCTGGCGGCGGCTGGCGGGCCGCGACTACCCCGCGATGGCCGTGATCGGGGCGGCGCGCCTCTGGGACGAGCAGGCGCTCGTCGAGATCGACGGGGTGGCGGTGCTGCCCTGA